From a single Thalassospira sp. ER-Se-21-Dark genomic region:
- the potA gene encoding polyamine ABC transporter ATP-binding protein, with translation MLVSEAVLERVHEDVHKTQPWNNPDAVPYIRFENVTKKFGDFYAVDDVSLDIYRHELFALLGGSGCGKTTLLRMLAGFEEPTSGKIYIDGVDMAGVPAYERPTNMMFQSYALFPHMSVEQNVAFGLVQDGVSRSEIKELVAEMLGLVQMSKFAKRKPHQLSGGQRQRVALARSLIKRPKVLLLDEPLGALDKKLREQTQFELVNIQEKVGTTFVMVTHDQEEAMTMASRIAVMNEGVINQTGTPFELYEYPNSRYTANFLGQVNLIEGVLVDDDEKYAVIKSDEAGCEIYIDHAVQGHEGMTFWVALRPERLRITKEAPKDTKYNCVSGKVEEIGYLGGISTYHVRLESGKRIKVTEPNSTRQIEPRYTWEDTVWVSWEAGAASVLNK, from the coding sequence ATGCTGGTGTCAGAGGCGGTTTTGGAGCGCGTGCACGAGGATGTGCACAAGACACAACCTTGGAACAATCCGGACGCGGTTCCCTATATCCGCTTTGAGAATGTGACCAAGAAATTCGGCGACTTCTATGCCGTCGATGATGTTTCCCTGGATATCTATCGCCACGAGCTTTTCGCCCTTCTGGGCGGGTCCGGTTGCGGGAAAACGACGCTGTTGCGCATGCTGGCCGGGTTCGAGGAACCCACATCAGGCAAGATTTACATCGATGGTGTCGATATGGCCGGGGTCCCGGCCTATGAGCGCCCGACCAACATGATGTTCCAGTCCTATGCCCTGTTCCCGCACATGAGCGTGGAACAGAATGTCGCGTTCGGGCTTGTGCAGGATGGCGTTTCGCGCAGCGAGATCAAGGAACTGGTCGCCGAAATGCTGGGTCTTGTGCAGATGAGCAAATTTGCCAAACGCAAACCCCATCAGCTTTCGGGTGGTCAGCGCCAGCGTGTTGCACTGGCGCGGTCGCTGATCAAACGGCCAAAGGTGCTGTTGCTCGACGAACCGCTGGGCGCGCTTGACAAGAAACTGCGCGAACAGACCCAGTTCGAGCTGGTCAACATTCAGGAAAAGGTCGGCACCACCTTTGTCATGGTGACTCATGACCAGGAAGAAGCCATGACCATGGCATCGCGCATTGCCGTGATGAATGAAGGGGTGATCAACCAGACCGGTACCCCGTTCGAACTTTATGAATATCCCAACAGCCGCTATACCGCGAACTTCCTTGGCCAAGTCAACCTGATCGAAGGTGTTCTGGTTGATGACGATGAAAAATATGCCGTCATCAAATCGGATGAGGCCGGGTGCGAGATTTATATCGATCACGCTGTGCAGGGCCATGAAGGCATGACCTTCTGGGTTGCGTTACGTCCCGAGCGGCTTCGCATCACCAAGGAAGCGCCCAAAGACACCAAATACAATTGCGTATCAGGCAAGGTTGAAGAGATCGGCTATCTTGGCGGTATTTCGACCTATCACGTGCGCCTTGAAAGTGGCAAACGCATCAAGGTGACCGAGCCGAATTCCACCCGCCAGATCGAGCCGCGCTATACGTGGGAAGACACCGTCTGGGTATCGTGGGAGGCCGGGGCTGCTTCGGTACTGAACAAATGA
- a CDS encoding polyamine ABC transporter substrate-binding protein, translated as MKSLLKTSSLVVLAAAVSGFATGASAQEVLNVYNWSDYIGEETVANFEKEYGVKVNYDVYDSNQLVEAKLLAGNSGYDIVVPTLADAERLIKAKLFQPIDKSKLSNYGNLDPVILEQQAKYDPDNTYAVPYFWGTNGFGYNVAKVQEVLGDDAPLDSWAMIFDPKYAEKLSSCGLSLLDDPGEIIPLVNFYLGNVPEGEPTSESIESAFEQLEKIRPHVTYFHSSQYINDLANGNVCISVGWSGDVGMAALRAEEAGNGNEIKYVIPKEGTLIWFDAMMIPEDAPNPDLAHKFIDYVLRADVEAEIANYVAYATPNLAAMELVDPSLLEDPGIYPPQEVKERLRSKVEPGSRLLRTRTRLWTKLKTGQ; from the coding sequence ATGAAATCTCTTCTTAAAACATCAAGCCTGGTTGTGCTTGCGGCTGCCGTATCGGGCTTTGCCACTGGTGCATCGGCACAGGAAGTTCTCAACGTTTATAACTGGTCGGATTATATCGGCGAGGAAACCGTTGCGAATTTCGAAAAGGAATACGGCGTCAAGGTCAACTATGACGTTTATGACAGCAACCAGCTGGTTGAAGCCAAGCTGCTGGCGGGTAATTCCGGCTATGACATCGTGGTTCCGACCCTTGCCGATGCCGAACGCCTGATCAAAGCCAAGCTGTTCCAGCCGATCGACAAATCCAAGCTGTCAAACTATGGCAACCTGGATCCGGTGATCCTTGAGCAGCAGGCAAAATACGATCCGGACAACACCTATGCCGTGCCGTATTTCTGGGGCACCAACGGTTTTGGCTATAACGTTGCCAAAGTTCAGGAAGTTCTGGGTGACGATGCCCCGCTTGATAGCTGGGCGATGATCTTTGATCCGAAATATGCCGAAAAGCTGTCGTCATGCGGCCTGTCGCTTCTGGATGATCCGGGCGAGATCATACCGCTGGTGAACTTCTATCTTGGCAATGTACCGGAAGGCGAGCCGACCTCGGAATCGATTGAAAGCGCCTTTGAGCAGCTTGAGAAAATCCGTCCGCATGTGACCTATTTCCATAGCTCCCAGTACATCAACGACCTTGCAAACGGTAACGTTTGTATTTCTGTTGGCTGGTCGGGCGATGTCGGCATGGCCGCCCTTCGCGCAGAAGAAGCCGGTAACGGCAACGAGATCAAGTATGTCATTCCGAAGGAAGGCACCCTGATCTGGTTCGATGCGATGATGATCCCGGAAGATGCACCGAACCCGGATCTGGCGCACAAGTTCATCGACTATGTGCTGCGTGCCGATGTCGAAGCTGAAATCGCAAACTATGTTGCCTATGCAACCCCGAACCTTGCCGCGATGGAACTGGTTGACCCGTCCCTTCTGGAAGATCCGGGCATCTATCCGCCGCAGGAAGTAAAAGAACGTCTGCGTTCGAAAGTCGAGCCGGGTTCACGCCTGCTGCGTACCCGTACCCGCCTGTGGACGAAGCTTAAAACCGGTCAGTAA
- a CDS encoding ABC transporter permease subunit, translating to MIKHGRVLVVGIPYFWLFLFFLVPFLIVLKISFSVAEYAQPPYTPLFEWIDEGITVTLNFGNYLFLLSDSLYVTAYLNSIRIAAISTVITLLIGYPMAYGIARAQGSMRSVLLMLVILPFWTSFLIRVYAWIGILDREGLINAFLMWTGIISEPLIMRQTEFAVYVGIVYTYLPFMILPLYSTLEKMDVSLVEAALDLGCKPWQAFAKITLPLSMPGILAGSLLVFIPAVGEFVIPELLGGPNTLMIGRTLWNEFFANRDWPIASAVAIAMLLFLVVPIMWFQHIQTKQEEGQQ from the coding sequence ATGATCAAACATGGCCGGGTACTGGTGGTTGGTATCCCGTATTTCTGGCTGTTTTTGTTCTTCCTTGTGCCGTTCCTGATCGTTCTCAAGATCAGCTTTTCCGTCGCCGAATACGCGCAGCCGCCCTATACGCCGCTGTTTGAATGGATCGACGAAGGCATCACGGTCACGCTCAATTTCGGGAACTACCTGTTCCTTCTATCTGACAGCCTGTATGTCACGGCATACCTCAATTCGATCAGGATTGCGGCGATATCAACCGTCATCACGCTTCTGATCGGCTATCCGATGGCCTATGGCATTGCACGCGCCCAAGGATCGATGCGCAGTGTGTTGCTGATGCTTGTGATCCTGCCGTTCTGGACCAGTTTCCTGATCCGTGTATATGCCTGGATCGGGATCCTTGACCGCGAAGGGTTGATCAACGCGTTCCTTATGTGGACGGGCATTATTTCCGAACCGCTGATCATGCGGCAGACGGAATTCGCGGTCTATGTCGGGATTGTTTATACCTACCTGCCCTTCATGATCCTGCCGCTTTATTCCACGCTTGAAAAAATGGATGTCAGTCTGGTGGAAGCAGCCCTTGATCTGGGCTGCAAGCCCTGGCAGGCCTTTGCCAAGATTACGTTGCCACTATCGATGCCGGGGATTTTGGCAGGCTCACTTCTGGTGTTCATTCCGGCTGTGGGTGAATTCGTTATTCCGGAACTGCTGGGTGGTCCGAACACATTGATGATCGGTCGAACCCTTTGGAACGAGTTCTTTGCCAACCGTGACTGGCCGATTGCCTCAGCCGTTGCGATTGCGATGCTGCTGTTCCTTGTCGTGCCGATCATGTGGTTCCAGCATATCCAGACCAAGCAGGAGGAAGGCCAGCAATGA